Proteins from a genomic interval of Mycoplasmopsis columboralis:
- the eno gene encoding phosphopyruvate hydratase, whose product MSAIKKIHAREVLDSRGNPTVQVEVWTEYEGYGSAMVPSGASTGSREALELRDKGSKYEGNWFGGKGVMLAVDHVNQDLAPELLGMEVTDQRAIDLKMIALDGTANKEKMGANAILGVSLAVARAAANELQLPLYKYLGGFNGHQLPVPMLNVINGGEHASNTIDFQEFMIMPVGAKTFRESMQMANFVFHNLAKLLKKAGHGVQVGDEGGFAPNFKSHEEALDFLVEAIKAAGYVPARSGEKAVAIAMDCASSELYSDGVYTFGKLKAAIEAKKPGFEELQGVKLSYTTDEMIEYLGKLVDKYPIISIEDGLAEADWEGFAKFTKQYGDRLQIVGDDLTVTNTSILKRAIEEKSMNSILIKINQIGSLTETFEAIQMAQKANMTAVVSHRSGETEDSTIADIAVAMNAGQIKTGSMSRTDRIAKYNRLLAIEEELGSSAKFEGAKAFYNIKLNK is encoded by the coding sequence ATGTCAGCAATTAAAAAAATACATGCTCGTGAAGTTTTAGACTCACGTGGTAATCCAACAGTTCAAGTTGAAGTTTGAACTGAATATGAAGGATATGGTTCAGCTATGGTTCCTTCTGGAGCTTCTACAGGTTCAAGAGAAGCTCTTGAATTAAGAGACAAAGGTTCTAAATATGAAGGAAACTGATTTGGTGGAAAAGGTGTAATGTTAGCTGTTGATCATGTTAACCAAGACTTAGCACCAGAACTTTTAGGTATGGAAGTTACTGACCAAAGAGCTATCGACTTAAAAATGATCGCTCTTGATGGAACAGCAAACAAAGAAAAAATGGGAGCTAACGCAATTTTGGGAGTTTCACTTGCTGTTGCTAGAGCAGCTGCAAATGAACTTCAATTACCACTTTACAAATATTTAGGTGGATTTAACGGACACCAATTACCAGTTCCTATGTTAAATGTTATTAATGGTGGAGAACACGCTTCAAACACAATCGACTTCCAAGAATTTATGATTATGCCAGTTGGAGCTAAAACTTTTAGAGAATCAATGCAAATGGCTAACTTTGTATTCCACAATCTTGCTAAATTACTTAAAAAAGCAGGACACGGTGTTCAAGTTGGTGATGAAGGAGGGTTTGCTCCTAACTTCAAATCTCACGAAGAAGCTCTTGATTTCTTAGTTGAAGCTATTAAAGCTGCTGGTTATGTGCCAGCTAGAAGCGGAGAAAAAGCTGTTGCTATTGCAATGGACTGTGCTTCAAGTGAACTTTACAGTGATGGAGTTTATACATTTGGAAAACTTAAAGCTGCTATTGAAGCTAAAAAACCTGGATTTGAAGAACTTCAAGGTGTTAAATTAAGCTACACCACAGATGAAATGATTGAATACTTAGGTAAATTAGTTGATAAATACCCAATTATTTCTATTGAAGATGGTCTTGCAGAAGCGGATTGAGAAGGATTTGCTAAATTCACTAAACAATACGGAGACAGACTTCAAATTGTGGGAGATGACTTAACTGTTACAAACACATCTATTTTAAAACGTGCAATTGAAGAAAAATCAATGAACTCAATTTTAATTAAAATTAACCAAATTGGTTCACTTACTGAAACTTTTGAAGCTATTCAAATGGCTCAAAAAGCTAACATGACAGCTGTTGTTTCACACCGTTCAGGAGAAACAGAAGACTCTACAATTGCCGATATTGCTGTAGCAATGAATGCCGGACAAATTAAAACTGGTTCAATGTCAAGAACTGACCGTATTGCAAAATACAACAGACTTCTTGCTATTGAAGAAGAACTTGGTTCATCAGCTAAATTTGAAGGTGCTAAAGCATTTTACAACATTAAATTAAACAAATAA
- a CDS encoding MSC_0618 family F1-like ATPase beta subunit, with translation MKGQITKIWSDVLEITFPKGELPLVDTLIVDKHNSVLMVKKIISNTAVLAVIVKNRGEFTLNDEVSALNHSFMVPVGASSKGLIFDVLGEPLNAKPSKNLKYVEMNSTSKTNNNYQGKAKILETGIKAIDFFIPILDGSKIGIFGGAGVGKTVLMKEIIFNLSKQQQNTSAIFVGSGERSREAIELYEDLKESNLMDSSVMYISKMDENPGSRMSIVPVGITAAEYLRDTQKENVLLFVDNIFRFIQAGNETSSSLNKKLSVGGYQSTLNTEISQIEQRIYSNENGSITSFQTVFLPMDDLYDPSAVAVFNHLNASMFLSRDITAKNIFPAFDPLASSSTNVNPEILGQQHYDAILEAKYVLQKYKELEDVMIILGFDELDEDSQIIVKKALQLQNFFSQSFFMTEHFRQTPGVFVPMQKTVESVIKILSGKYLHLSPEQFAYIGSTEELDKL, from the coding sequence ATGAAAGGACAAATTACTAAAATCTGAAGTGATGTTTTAGAAATAACTTTTCCTAAGGGAGAATTACCTTTAGTTGATACATTAATAGTTGATAAGCACAATTCTGTTTTAATGGTTAAAAAAATCATTTCAAATACCGCAGTATTAGCCGTTATTGTTAAAAATAGAGGTGAATTTACTTTAAATGATGAAGTAAGTGCTTTAAATCATTCATTTATGGTACCAGTTGGAGCTTCTTCAAAAGGTTTAATTTTTGATGTTTTGGGAGAACCGCTTAACGCTAAACCTTCTAAAAACCTTAAATATGTCGAGATGAATTCAACTAGCAAAACTAACAACAATTACCAAGGTAAAGCCAAAATTCTTGAAACAGGAATTAAAGCAATTGATTTCTTTATCCCGATTCTGGATGGTTCAAAAATTGGTATTTTTGGAGGAGCCGGAGTTGGTAAAACAGTATTAATGAAAGAGATTATCTTCAACCTTTCAAAACAACAACAAAATACTTCTGCGATTTTTGTTGGTTCAGGAGAACGTTCAAGAGAAGCTATTGAACTTTATGAAGATCTTAAGGAATCAAATTTAATGGATTCCTCAGTAATGTATATTTCGAAAATGGATGAAAACCCTGGATCAAGAATGAGCATTGTTCCAGTAGGAATTACAGCTGCAGAATACTTAAGAGATACCCAAAAAGAAAATGTACTTCTGTTTGTGGATAATATCTTCCGTTTTATTCAAGCAGGAAACGAAACTTCTTCTTCATTAAATAAAAAACTTTCAGTTGGAGGATACCAATCAACTTTAAATACCGAGATCTCTCAAATTGAACAAAGAATTTATAGTAATGAAAATGGGTCAATTACTTCATTTCAAACTGTGTTTTTACCAATGGATGACTTATATGATCCTTCAGCGGTAGCGGTGTTTAACCACCTTAATGCTTCAATGTTTTTATCAAGAGACATTACAGCTAAAAACATTTTCCCTGCATTTGATCCATTAGCATCATCTTCAACTAACGTTAATCCAGAAATTTTAGGGCAACAACACTATGATGCTATTTTAGAGGCTAAATATGTGCTTCAAAAATACAAAGAACTTGAAGATGTTATGATTATTTTAGGATTTGATGAACTTGATGAAGATTCACAAATTATTGTTAAAAAAGCATTACAATTACAAAACTTCTTTTCTCAATCATTCTTTATGACAGAACACTTTAGACAAACACCAGGAGTTTTTGTACCAATGCAAAAAACAGTGGAATCAGTAATTAAAATTTTAAGTGGTAAGTATCTACATTTATCACCAGAACAATTTGCTTACATTGGTTCTACCGAAGAATTAGATAAATTGTAA
- a CDS encoding MSC_0619 family F1-like ATPase alpha subunit, with product MTNKLQITSVNDYIVEISGSHNFAQGEFLALKDNPHVQFMVISAKENSAYCLGVNNSVKYAVGSEVTTSVRSSLVKTSLEYFGKVIDVHGNVLYPTKTAAPKNFLTHQSQTISAENHLMNYELLEEQLKTGYAIIDLLIPIGKGQRELIIGDRQTGKSFIALNTIINQKNKNIKCIYVAIGQTQNQVSWVYQTLKENDALDYTMIINAPAETPFEQYLAPYVGMAHAENLSYEDDVLIVFDDLTKHANVYREIALLTNKPIGKEAYPGDMFYAHARLLERSGKFKNRKSITALPILQTIDNDITSLIASNVISITDGQIVTSSELFALNKYPAINIDLSVSRIGTKLQNPITAQTTKTINTIYRAFKRQTKLAALKYDLNEEVNNLIISGIQIEKLFNQKGISSYDSMDLFLTAQIIKYNILNNLKDKEIQQAIEFLIAFAKEDQVSIQMVNNLINNSLSDKNAPRDYFAFVLHSYSNMFNLNWNIALSKEYLNLNQSLITKIHKQLTGGK from the coding sequence ATGACAAATAAATTACAAATTACATCAGTTAATGATTATATTGTGGAAATCTCGGGTTCTCATAATTTTGCTCAAGGAGAATTTTTAGCTCTTAAAGATAATCCTCATGTTCAATTTATGGTTATTAGTGCCAAAGAAAATTCTGCATATTGTTTAGGAGTTAATAATTCAGTTAAATATGCTGTCGGTTCAGAAGTGACAACAAGTGTAAGAAGTTCACTTGTAAAAACTTCTTTAGAATATTTTGGAAAAGTAATTGATGTGCATGGTAATGTTTTATATCCAACTAAAACTGCCGCTCCTAAAAACTTTTTAACCCATCAATCACAAACTATTTCTGCTGAGAATCATTTAATGAATTATGAATTATTAGAAGAACAACTCAAAACAGGATACGCAATTATTGACTTACTAATTCCAATTGGTAAAGGTCAAAGAGAGTTAATTATTGGAGATCGCCAAACCGGTAAAAGTTTTATTGCTTTAAATACAATCATTAATCAAAAAAATAAAAACATCAAGTGTATTTATGTAGCAATTGGACAAACTCAAAATCAAGTTTCTTGAGTTTATCAAACTCTTAAAGAAAATGATGCTTTGGATTACACAATGATTATTAATGCTCCAGCCGAAACTCCTTTTGAGCAGTATTTAGCTCCTTATGTAGGAATGGCACATGCAGAAAACTTATCTTATGAAGATGATGTCTTGATTGTGTTTGATGATTTAACCAAACATGCTAATGTTTATAGAGAAATAGCCCTTTTAACTAATAAACCAATTGGTAAAGAAGCTTATCCAGGAGATATGTTTTATGCTCATGCACGTTTATTGGAAAGAAGTGGTAAATTTAAAAACCGTAAATCAATTACTGCTTTACCTATTTTACAAACCATTGACAATGACATTACTTCATTAATTGCTTCAAATGTTATTTCAATTACTGATGGACAAATTGTAACTAGCAGTGAATTATTTGCTTTAAATAAATACCCTGCAATAAACATTGATTTATCCGTTTCTCGGATTGGGACTAAATTACAAAATCCAATCACAGCACAAACCACCAAAACTATTAACACAATTTACCGTGCTTTTAAACGTCAAACAAAATTAGCTGCTTTAAAATACGATCTTAATGAAGAAGTAAATAACTTAATTATTTCGGGAATTCAAATTGAAAAATTGTTTAATCAAAAGGGAATTAGTTCTTATGATTCAATGGATTTATTTTTAACAGCACAAATTATTAAATACAATATTTTAAATAATTTAAAAGATAAAGAAATTCAACAAGCTATTGAATTCTTAATTGCTTTTGCTAAAGAAGATCAAGTATCAATTCAAATGGTTAATAATTTAATTAACAACTCCTTAAGTGATAAAAACGCTCCAAGAGATTACTTTGCATTTGTGCTTCATAGCTATTCAAATATGTTTAATTTAAATTGAAATATTGCTCTAAGTAAAGAATATTTAAATTTAAATCAATCTTTAATTACAAAAATTCACAAACAATTAACTGGAGGTAAATAA
- a CDS encoding MSC_0620 family F1-like ATPase-associated subunit, which yields MKLKHLLMLTPVSTIASLPLISASPNDPSTPPTPEQPQTPPDLNKVKQKQTQLIKDEFLKSLNKVQSDLINAINKINDLSPKPLSSELLVKQAYYKKVINYLDSNKDKIVENPSAYGFDFIFPSLLTSQDFYFGDIKYNNEDFTNLMIGKIAQNDYKITVPLHEGNEIKIENKELSKNSISEDAILKTTQTYIENLAGEVEKIFVNSNDVPKFETDTEFQLQDNSQYDLKVPNNYDTWDAYIKEKIQKRFLAYDLEQNQQFNEPEDQPQDPTVPIQPVILDEDEVDPLPFEVNLENVPRLSPTLNFDIQNLSNQEVVNLFKANEQVFNKKNIWWANPILSSFEYKITDLKVVNNTLTASVSLVETTNPSNSTQYEIAVQKYASQQENASYKLAFENFKKQYQMLLQAVGISDKLDYAASGNSKIAQSLFNQTFLAVKLINDKHFLEMLSKVIGSYEKNTKITLNNDTLENDVKNDSLSQESKEFLTSSLTVQEINQYKFYNYLATQYENLYTDLLNQNAKNTQVIEQNFKLLNLDENRLKSAFKTLNTKIRKFKTIATENNLSFADYQQYTLELKDIHTSMLTIGTLTKNAPLQDSQSDEAKLFLESYNKLELNAPKTLNANDFIVIAFGVVTVLGALLMVLVWLVKHFWNKKQIKDKNDK from the coding sequence ATGAAATTAAAACATTTGCTAATGCTTACTCCTGTCTCAACAATTGCAAGTTTGCCTTTAATCTCAGCTTCTCCAAATGATCCTTCAACTCCACCAACTCCTGAACAACCTCAAACTCCGCCTGATTTAAATAAAGTTAAACAAAAACAAACTCAATTAATTAAAGACGAGTTTCTAAAATCACTTAACAAAGTTCAAAGCGATCTTATTAATGCTATTAACAAAATTAATGATCTTAGTCCAAAACCTCTTTCAAGTGAATTGTTAGTAAAACAAGCATATTACAAAAAAGTAATTAACTATTTAGATTCTAATAAAGACAAAATTGTTGAAAATCCCTCAGCATATGGATTTGATTTTATTTTTCCAAGTTTATTAACTTCTCAAGATTTTTATTTTGGCGATATTAAATATAACAATGAAGATTTTACAAATTTAATGATTGGTAAAATTGCTCAAAATGACTATAAAATAACCGTTCCTTTACATGAAGGTAATGAAATTAAAATTGAAAATAAAGAATTAAGCAAGAATTCAATCAGTGAAGATGCAATTTTAAAAACCACTCAAACATATATTGAAAATCTAGCTGGAGAAGTTGAAAAAATCTTTGTAAATTCTAATGATGTTCCTAAATTCGAAACTGACACCGAATTTCAACTCCAAGATAATTCACAATATGATTTAAAAGTACCAAATAACTATGATACTTGAGATGCCTACATTAAAGAGAAAATTCAAAAAAGATTTTTAGCTTATGATTTAGAGCAAAATCAACAATTTAACGAACCTGAAGATCAACCACAAGATCCAACAGTTCCTATTCAACCGGTAATTTTAGATGAAGACGAAGTGGATCCGCTACCATTTGAAGTGAATTTAGAAAATGTTCCAAGACTAAGTCCGACATTAAATTTCGATATTCAAAACTTATCAAACCAAGAGGTTGTTAATTTATTTAAGGCTAATGAACAAGTATTTAACAAAAAAAATATTTGATGAGCCAATCCAATCCTTAGTTCTTTTGAATATAAAATTACAGATTTAAAAGTTGTTAATAATACTTTAACTGCAAGTGTTTCGTTAGTTGAAACAACCAATCCAAGCAATAGTACTCAATACGAAATAGCTGTTCAAAAATATGCTTCACAGCAAGAAAATGCAAGCTACAAGTTAGCTTTTGAAAATTTTAAAAAACAATACCAAATGCTTTTACAAGCCGTAGGGATTTCGGATAAATTAGATTATGCAGCAAGCGGAAATTCGAAAATTGCTCAATCTTTATTTAATCAAACTTTCTTAGCCGTTAAGTTAATTAACGACAAACATTTCTTAGAAATGCTTAGCAAAGTTATTGGTTCTTATGAAAAAAACACCAAAATAACTTTAAATAATGACACTCTTGAAAATGACGTAAAAAATGATTCTCTTTCACAAGAAAGCAAAGAATTTTTAACTAGCTCATTAACTGTGCAAGAAATTAATCAATACAAGTTCTATAACTATTTAGCTACTCAATATGAAAACTTGTATACTGATTTATTAAATCAAAATGCAAAAAACACACAAGTTATTGAACAAAACTTTAAGTTACTTAATTTGGATGAAAACAGACTTAAGTCAGCTTTTAAAACACTAAATACTAAGATTCGAAAATTCAAAACTATCGCAACTGAAAATAATCTATCTTTTGCTGATTATCAACAATATACTTTAGAACTTAAAGATATTCATACATCAATGTTAACAATAGGTACTTTAACTAAGAATGCACCTTTACAAGATTCTCAATCAGATGAAGCCAAATTATTCCTCGAAAGTTACAATAAATTAGAGTTAAATGCTCCAAAAACTTTAAATGCTAATGACTTTATTGTTATTGCGTTTGGAGTTGTAACTGTGCTTGGAGCATTGTTAATGGTACTTGTTTGATTAGTAAAACATTTTTGAAATAAAAAACAAATAAAGGATAAAAATGACAAATAA
- a CDS encoding MSC_0621 family F1-like ATPase epsilon subunit, whose product MFKVTFVSSKNISNSINVSKLYVNDSLKDNWVQIMPNTIVSFKNILIKLVLEDKEPYYLLIDNLLLQFNEKEAFIYYDTDLKSFIQTVDKKYLKDLKLKHLLIKEKLNKNRLGKIFNWNSIDQTEHELLKKEEFDLNAQIYYSLIKKELPWN is encoded by the coding sequence ATGTTTAAAGTAACATTCGTTTCTTCAAAAAATATTTCCAATTCAATTAATGTGTCTAAATTATATGTTAATGATTCATTAAAAGACAATTGAGTTCAAATAATGCCAAACACAATTGTTAGTTTTAAAAATATTTTAATCAAACTAGTTTTAGAAGATAAGGAACCTTACTATCTTTTAATTGATAATTTATTGCTTCAATTCAATGAAAAAGAAGCATTTATTTACTATGATACTGATTTAAAATCATTTATACAAACTGTTGATAAAAAATACCTTAAAGATTTAAAACTAAAACATTTATTAATCAAAGAAAAACTTAATAAAAATCGTCTTGGTAAAATTTTTAATTGAAATAGCATCGATCAAACTGAACATGAACTTTTAAAGAAAGAAGAATTTGATTTAAATGCTCAAATTTACTATTCTTTAATTAAGAAGGAGTTACCATGAAATTAA
- a CDS encoding MSC_0622 family F1-like ATPase gamma subunit produces MNLQKIKDRKNNLAKIYKIVESKKNITLVNILKLSKEILFYLQRSNFSKNLITSLNENFSINNSFLIQNPLIKFSRSKKIWVYVTEEEKYGTNSYSKHQKTLHENANFNEDLFILIGEKAQSLKIENSDQIIYRSETNNVKELAEILPKLILNVFKTNSIGELNFVINSSKIKQKYVTLFPLEKNNFELTYYSNKKDDVSIDLSKFKIYPEPNVFVESLFEHYLSFSTMSLLMESSLVKEKYNLVAQNKSLNDLEEKIRMNKILYLRTKKDLEIEEISILSPQKDLIHQSQEVKNV; encoded by the coding sequence ATGAATCTCCAGAAAATTAAAGATAGAAAAAACAATTTAGCTAAAATTTATAAAATTGTTGAATCAAAGAAAAATATTACTCTTGTTAATATCTTAAAGCTTTCAAAAGAAATTTTATTTTACTTACAGAGATCAAATTTTTCCAAAAATTTAATCACCAGTTTAAATGAGAATTTCTCAATAAATAATTCATTTTTAATTCAAAATCCATTAATTAAATTTTCTAGATCCAAAAAAATATGAGTTTATGTCACCGAAGAAGAAAAATACGGAACCAACTCATATTCAAAACACCAAAAAACTTTGCATGAAAACGCCAATTTTAATGAAGATCTATTTATTTTAATTGGAGAAAAAGCGCAAAGTCTAAAAATAGAAAATTCTGACCAAATAATTTATCGCTCAGAAACAAATAACGTTAAAGAACTTGCAGAAATTCTTCCTAAATTAATTTTGAATGTTTTTAAAACAAATTCAATTGGAGAGTTAAATTTCGTTATTAATTCTTCCAAAATCAAGCAAAAGTATGTCACACTTTTTCCATTGGAAAAGAATAACTTTGAATTAACTTATTATTCGAATAAAAAAGATGATGTGTCAATTGATTTAAGTAAATTCAAAATTTATCCAGAACCAAATGTCTTTGTTGAATCGTTATTTGAACACTATTTAAGTTTTTCAACTATGTCATTATTGATGGAGTCTTCACTTGTTAAGGAAAAATATAATTTAGTAGCGCAAAATAAATCGCTTAATGATTTAGAAGAGAAAATTAGAATGAATAAAATCTTGTATTTAAGAACTAAAAAAGATCTTGAAATTGAAGAAATCTCAATTTTAAGTCCACAAAAAGATTTAATTCACCAGTCACAAGAGGTAAAAAATGTTTAA
- a CDS encoding MSC_0623 family F1-like ATPase-associated protein — translation MPRKQKINSLEVEYQNMIYADYHALKKSSFFVDFEKLINTFEVQENLSKTSNKWKNILAKINSFKKERKNVIFTKFTIRWNRNEKFSLTQLVPTISLIDSNSLDINLKNSSDEQENYILVKFNEFIIDLIDKGYILEIFQDTILLLDKSSRNYKILFSEELLKNESPEN, via the coding sequence ATGCCTAGAAAACAAAAAATTAACTCACTAGAAGTTGAATACCAAAACATGATTTATGCCGATTATCATGCTTTAAAAAAATCTTCCTTTTTTGTGGATTTTGAAAAGTTGATAAACACCTTTGAAGTACAAGAAAACTTAAGTAAAACTTCTAATAAGTGAAAAAACATTTTAGCAAAAATTAATTCATTTAAAAAAGAACGCAAAAATGTTATTTTCACTAAATTCACTATCAGATGAAATCGAAATGAGAAATTCAGTTTAACACAATTGGTGCCTACTATTTCTTTAATTGATAGCAATTCATTAGATATAAACTTAAAAAACTCTTCAGATGAACAAGAAAATTACATTTTAGTCAAATTTAATGAATTTATCATTGATTTAATTGACAAAGGTTATATTTTAGAAATTTTTCAAGACACAATTTTACTCTTAGATAAATCTTCACGCAACTACAAGATTTTATTTAGTGAGGAGTTATTAAAAAATGAATCTCCAGAAAATTAA
- a CDS encoding MSC_0624 family F1-like ATPase-associated membrane protein: MPTEEIVKSVSISPKFFFNFNKENILKLISFIATFAIFSFFVLFFISNLQSNKLLVNWNNIFNFESVSNQSFNFLVLGHFVIYLIIIGLSLYKSISVIQKNNFKFTHYIYWYVSYLLLSVIGASMIFVAPINQEFRPYTFFYKSMIVLAYFILNLAYEIHVLAFKYKRLIVTKSLIIIFALEHLLKAILIILGYVCLHIFLNSTQSNNSLFFNNNLVERINFWKTEKPGIYFAIILATTMLIISIIIVDFIKYQKQRESIIAKKQKISNTLAFWVATLISVFASSVYSIVILSKNNLLISNDNYDYLYLAILIISFVAFGVFLAVHYLVVIKRTNIGVKNWVRNFVNISYILILFLLLINSLLINSKTQQISSLFLIALLISHCGFVLKNKHHFDTITMSSYLLGFLLGALGLFVNVFEFATLSLGNNSMIYLTKNIFYSAQLTIAALVIVFVNIIRKSLSKITILFVWLTISKFKKISKGDKNA, encoded by the coding sequence ATGCCAACGGAGGAAATAGTGAAATCAGTTTCGATTAGTCCTAAATTCTTTTTCAATTTCAACAAAGAAAATATCCTTAAGTTAATTTCTTTTATTGCAACTTTTGCGATATTTTCTTTTTTTGTTTTGTTTTTTATTAGCAATTTACAATCAAATAAATTATTAGTAAATTGAAATAATATATTTAATTTTGAATCAGTGTCTAATCAATCATTTAACTTTTTAGTTTTAGGACACTTTGTAATATATTTAATTATTATTGGACTGAGTTTGTATAAGAGCATCTCAGTTATTCAGAAAAACAATTTTAAGTTTACTCATTATATTTATTGGTATGTTTCTTATTTACTTTTAAGCGTTATTGGTGCATCGATGATTTTTGTTGCACCAATAAATCAAGAATTTCGTCCATACACATTCTTTTATAAAAGTATGATTGTTCTAGCTTACTTTATTTTGAATTTAGCATATGAAATTCATGTTTTAGCATTTAAATACAAACGCTTAATTGTAACTAAAAGCTTAATAATTATTTTCGCACTAGAGCATCTTTTAAAAGCTATTTTAATTATTCTGGGATATGTTTGTTTACACATTTTCTTAAATTCCACTCAATCTAATAATTCATTATTTTTCAACAACAATTTAGTTGAACGAATTAACTTTTGAAAAACAGAAAAACCAGGTATTTATTTTGCAATTATTTTAGCAACAACAATGTTAATTATTTCAATTATTATTGTTGATTTTATTAAATATCAAAAACAACGTGAAAGTATAATTGCAAAAAAACAAAAAATATCAAACACATTAGCTTTTTGAGTGGCAACATTAATTTCTGTTTTTGCAAGTAGTGTTTACTCAATAGTTATTTTAAGTAAAAATAACTTACTAATCTCAAATGATAATTACGATTATTTATATTTGGCAATATTAATAATTTCATTTGTAGCTTTTGGAGTATTTTTAGCAGTACATTACTTAGTGGTTATTAAAAGAACTAATATTGGTGTTAAAAATTGAGTTAGAAACTTTGTTAATATAAGTTATATTTTAATTTTATTTTTATTGCTAATTAATTCATTATTAATTAATTCAAAAACTCAACAAATTAGCTCATTATTTTTAATTGCATTGTTAATTTCTCATTGTGGTTTTGTACTTAAAAATAAACATCACTTTGACACTATTACCATGAGCTCATATTTATTAGGTTTTCTACTTGGTGCTTTGGGGTTATTTGTAAATGTTTTTGAATTTGCAACTCTAAGTTTAGGTAACAATTCAATGATTTATCTAACTAAAAACATCTTTTATTCTGCTCAATTAACAATTGCAGCGCTAGTGATTGTATTTGTAAATATTATTCGTAAATCTCTAAGTAAAATTACTATTTTATTTGTTTGATTAACTATTTCAAAATTCAAAAAAATATCTAAAGGGGATAAAAATGCCTAG